One region of Pseudomonas sp. B21-040 genomic DNA includes:
- the rnc gene encoding ribonuclease III, with the protein MSVSLSRLERQLGYTFKDQELMVLALTHRSFAGRNNERLEFLGDAILNFVAGEALFDRFPLAREGQLSRLRARLVKGETLAVLARGFDLGEYLRLGSGELKSGGFRRESILADALEALIGAIYLDAGMDVARERVLAWLAGEFEGLTLVDTNKDPKTRLQEFLQSRGCELPRYEVVDIQGEPHCRTFFVECEITLLNEKSRGQGVSRRIAEQVAAAAALIALGVENGND; encoded by the coding sequence GTGAGCGTCTCCTTAAGCCGTCTAGAGCGTCAGCTCGGCTACACCTTCAAGGATCAGGAACTGATGGTCCTGGCCCTGACTCACCGCAGCTTTGCCGGGCGCAACAACGAACGCCTGGAATTCCTCGGTGATGCCATCCTCAACTTCGTCGCAGGCGAGGCGCTGTTCGATCGCTTCCCTCTGGCCCGCGAAGGCCAGCTGTCGCGTTTGCGCGCACGCTTGGTGAAAGGTGAGACCCTGGCCGTACTGGCCCGTGGTTTTGATCTGGGTGAATACCTGCGCCTGGGTTCCGGTGAGTTGAAAAGTGGCGGTTTCCGTCGCGAGTCGATTCTGGCCGATGCCCTGGAAGCGCTGATTGGTGCGATCTACCTGGACGCCGGCATGGACGTGGCACGTGAGCGCGTACTGGCCTGGCTGGCCGGGGAGTTCGAGGGCTTGACCCTGGTGGACACCAACAAAGATCCAAAGACCCGCCTGCAGGAATTCCTGCAATCGCGTGGCTGTGAGCTGCCGCGTTACGAAGTGGTGGATATCCAGGGTGAACCGCATTGCCGGACGTTCTTCGTCGAATGCGAAATCACCTTACTGAACGAAAAAAGCCGAGGTCAGGGTGTGAGTCGTCGTATTGCCGAACAGGTAGCGGCCGCCGCAGCACTGATTGCCCTGGGTGTGGAGAATGGCAATGACTGA
- the era gene encoding GTPase Era, whose protein sequence is MTDTTATRCGYVAIVGRPNVGKSTLLNHILGQKLAITSRKPQTTRHNMLGIKTEGAVQAIYVDTPGMHKGGEKALNRYMNKTASAALKDVDVVIFVVDRTKWTDEDQMVLERVQYVTGPLIVALNKTDRIEDKSELMPHLTWLQEQLPNAQIMPISAQHGHNLETLERVIAEHLPENDHFFPEDQITDRSSRFLAAELVREKIMRQMGAELPYQITVEIEEFKQQGKTLHIHALILVERDGQKKIIIGDKGERIKRIGTEARKDMELLFDSKIMLNLWVKVKGGWSDDERALRSLGYGDL, encoded by the coding sequence ATGACTGATACAACCGCAACTCGCTGTGGCTATGTTGCCATCGTCGGCCGTCCCAACGTGGGCAAGTCCACGCTGCTGAACCACATCCTGGGTCAGAAGCTGGCGATCACCTCGCGCAAGCCGCAAACCACCCGTCACAACATGCTGGGGATCAAGACCGAAGGTGCCGTGCAGGCGATCTACGTCGATACCCCGGGCATGCACAAGGGCGGCGAAAAGGCGCTGAACCGCTACATGAACAAGACCGCTTCGGCGGCGTTGAAAGACGTCGACGTAGTGATCTTCGTGGTTGACCGCACCAAGTGGACCGACGAAGACCAGATGGTCCTCGAGCGCGTCCAATACGTGACCGGCCCGCTGATCGTGGCGCTGAACAAGACCGACCGTATCGAAGATAAGTCCGAGTTGATGCCGCACCTGACCTGGTTGCAGGAACAGCTGCCGAACGCGCAGATCATGCCGATCTCGGCCCAGCACGGGCACAACCTTGAAACGCTGGAGCGCGTGATCGCCGAGCATCTGCCGGAAAACGATCACTTCTTCCCGGAAGACCAGATCACTGACCGCAGCAGCCGTTTCCTCGCCGCAGAACTGGTGCGCGAGAAGATCATGCGCCAGATGGGTGCCGAGTTGCCGTACCAGATCACCGTCGAAATCGAAGAGTTCAAGCAGCAGGGCAAGACCCTGCACATTCATGCCTTGATCCTCGTTGAGCGTGACGGCCAGAAGAAAATCATCATTGGTGACAAGGGCGAGCGCATCAAGCGCATCGGCACCGAGGCGCGCAAGGACATGGAGCTGTTGTTCGACTCCAAGATCATGCTCAACCTCTGGGTCAAAGTGAAAGGCGGCTGGTCCGATGACGAGCGCGCGTTGCGTTCGTTGGGTTACGGCGACCTGTAA
- the recO gene encoding DNA repair protein RecO: MSHPPIGQLAYVLHSRAYRESSALVDFLTPQGRLRAVLRSARGKAGTLARPFVPLEVEFRGRGELKNVGRMESAGVSTWLNGEALFSGLYLNELLIRLLPAEDPHPAVFDHYAATLLALAEGRPLEPLLRSFEWRLLDDLGYGFALTIDIHGELIAPDGLYRLQVDAGLERVYLLQPGLFNGTELLAMADADWSAPGALSAAKRLMRQALAVHLGGRPLVSRELFRKP, encoded by the coding sequence ATGTCACACCCTCCCATCGGCCAACTCGCCTACGTTCTCCACTCCCGCGCCTACCGCGAAAGCAGTGCGTTGGTGGATTTCCTCACGCCGCAAGGTCGGCTGCGGGCGGTGTTGCGCAGTGCGCGGGGCAAGGCCGGGACGTTGGCGCGGCCATTCGTGCCGCTGGAGGTCGAGTTCCGTGGGAGGGGGGAGTTGAAGAATGTCGGTCGCATGGAAAGCGCCGGTGTATCGACCTGGCTCAATGGCGAGGCGCTGTTCAGTGGCCTCTATCTCAATGAGCTATTGATTCGTCTGCTGCCCGCCGAAGACCCTCATCCCGCTGTGTTCGATCACTATGCTGCGACATTGCTGGCGTTAGCGGAGGGTCGTCCGCTGGAGCCGTTGTTGCGCTCCTTCGAATGGCGCCTGCTGGACGATCTCGGTTACGGCTTTGCACTGACCATTGATATCCATGGCGAGCTCATTGCCCCGGACGGGCTCTACCGTCTGCAGGTGGACGCGGGCCTGGAGCGGGTCTACCTGCTGCAACCCGGTCTGTTCAATGGCACCGAGCTGCTGGCCATGGCCGATGCCGACTGGTCCGCCCCCGGCGCACTGTCAGCGGCCAAGCGTTTGATGCGTCAGGCGCTTGCTGTCCATCTGGGCGGTCGTCCGCTGGTCAGTCGCGAGTTGTTTCGCAAGCCGTAG
- the pdxJ gene encoding pyridoxine 5'-phosphate synthase: MTTSNRILLGVNIDHVATLRQARGTRYPDPVKAALDAEEAGADGITVHLREDRRHIQERDVLLLKDVLQTRMNFEMGVTEEMMVFAERIRPAHICLVPETRQELTTEGGLDVAGQEARIKAAVDRLSKIGCEVSLFIDADERQIEASRRVGAPAIELHTGRYADAETPTEVAEELKRVADGVAFGLAQGLIVNAGHGLHYHNVEAVAAIKGINELNIGHALVAHALFVGFKSAVSEMKALILAAAKA, translated from the coding sequence GTGACCACCAGCAATCGCATTCTTCTTGGCGTGAACATCGACCATGTTGCCACCCTGCGTCAGGCTCGGGGTACTCGCTACCCGGACCCGGTCAAGGCAGCGCTGGATGCGGAAGAGGCGGGCGCTGACGGTATCACCGTGCATTTGCGCGAAGACCGTCGGCACATCCAGGAGCGCGACGTTCTGCTGCTCAAGGACGTGCTGCAAACCCGCATGAACTTCGAAATGGGCGTCACCGAAGAAATGATGGTGTTCGCCGAGCGCATCCGTCCGGCGCACATTTGCCTGGTCCCGGAGACTCGTCAGGAACTGACCACCGAAGGTGGCCTCGACGTAGCAGGGCAGGAAGCGCGAATTAAAGCGGCCGTCGATCGCCTGTCCAAGATTGGCTGTGAGGTGTCGCTGTTCATCGACGCTGATGAGCGGCAGATCGAAGCTTCACGCCGCGTCGGTGCCCCCGCCATCGAGCTGCACACCGGTCGTTACGCCGATGCCGAGACGCCGACGGAGGTGGCTGAAGAACTCAAGCGTGTGGCTGACGGTGTCGCGTTTGGCCTGGCTCAGGGTTTGATCGTCAACGCCGGGCACGGTCTGCACTACCACAACGTAGAAGCGGTGGCAGCGATCAAAGGTATCAATGAACTGAACATCGGCCACGCGCTGGTGGCGCATGCGTTGTTCGTCGGCTTCAAGTCGGCGGTGTCGGAGATGAAAGCGTTGATCCTGGCCGCCGCAAAAGCTTAA
- the mltF gene encoding membrane-bound lytic murein transglycosylase MltF: MFSPMALRPRYAKWLIATGLFLVLSGCVDKPNTLERVKEDGVLRVVTRNSPATYFQDRNGETGFEYELVKRFADDLGVELKIETADNLDDLFNQVGTPNGPVLAAAGLVSSEARQKQVRFSHSYLEVTPQVIYRNGQSRPTDAGDLVGKKIMVLKGSTHAEQLAALKQKYPGIEYEESDAVEVVDLLRMVDEGQIDLTLVDSNEVAMNQVYFTNIRVAFDLGDASNQSWAVAAGEDNSLLNEINAYLDKVQKNGTLQRLKDRYYGHVDVLGYMGATTFAQHLQQRLPKYEQHFKAYAKKEKVDWRLLAAIGYQESLWQPAVTSKTGVRGLMMLTQNTAQAMGVSNRLDPKQSIMGGAKYLAYMKDQLDESIQEPDRTWFALAAYNVGSGHLDDARKLAAKEGLNPDKWLDVKKILPRLSEKKWYSKTRYGYARGGEPVHFVANIRRYYDILTWVTQPQLEGDQVAEGKLLVPGIDKTKPAQEPAPL; encoded by the coding sequence ATGTTTTCCCCAATGGCTTTGCGTCCGCGGTACGCCAAATGGCTGATCGCAACCGGACTCTTCCTGGTGCTCAGTGGATGTGTTGATAAACCCAACACGCTGGAGCGCGTAAAGGAGGATGGCGTGCTGCGGGTGGTTACCCGAAACAGTCCCGCCACCTACTTCCAGGATCGCAACGGTGAAACCGGCTTCGAATACGAGCTGGTGAAGCGCTTCGCCGACGATCTGGGGGTGGAGCTCAAGATCGAGACCGCCGACAACCTCGACGACCTGTTCAATCAGGTGGGCACGCCTAACGGCCCGGTGTTGGCGGCTGCCGGCCTGGTCAGCAGCGAGGCACGCCAAAAGCAGGTCAGGTTTTCCCACTCTTACCTGGAAGTCACCCCACAGGTCATTTACCGCAACGGTCAGTCACGGCCAACCGATGCGGGTGATCTGGTCGGCAAGAAGATCATGGTGCTCAAGGGCAGCACCCACGCCGAGCAGTTGGCTGCGCTTAAACAGAAATATCCCGGCATAGAATACGAAGAGTCCGACGCGGTTGAAGTGGTCGACCTGTTGCGCATGGTCGATGAAGGTCAAATCGACCTGACGCTGGTCGACTCCAATGAAGTGGCGATGAACCAGGTGTACTTCACCAACATTCGCGTCGCCTTCGACCTCGGCGACGCCAGCAACCAGAGCTGGGCGGTGGCCGCCGGCGAAGACAACAGCCTGCTCAACGAGATCAACGCCTACCTCGACAAGGTGCAGAAAAACGGCACCCTGCAACGCCTGAAAGACCGCTACTACGGGCATGTCGATGTACTCGGCTACATGGGCGCCACTACGTTCGCCCAACACCTGCAACAGCGGTTGCCCAAGTACGAGCAGCACTTCAAGGCATACGCCAAAAAAGAAAAAGTCGACTGGCGCCTGCTGGCGGCGATCGGCTATCAGGAATCGTTGTGGCAACCGGCAGTCACGTCCAAGACCGGCGTGCGCGGCCTGATGATGCTGACCCAGAACACCGCGCAAGCCATGGGCGTGTCCAACCGCCTGGACCCCAAGCAAAGCATTATGGGCGGCGCCAAGTACCTGGCCTACATGAAGGATCAACTGGACGAGTCGATTCAGGAACCGGACCGCACATGGTTTGCCCTCGCGGCCTATAACGTTGGCAGCGGTCACCTGGATGACGCGCGCAAACTGGCGGCGAAGGAAGGGCTGAACCCGGACAAGTGGCTGGACGTGAAGAAAATCCTGCCGCGCCTGTCAGAGAAGAAGTGGTACAGCAAAACCCGTTACGGCTACGCCCGTGGCGGCGAGCCGGTGCATTTCGTGGCGAACATCCGTCGTTACTACGACATCCTGACGTGGGTCACGCAGCCTCAGCTTGAAGGTGACCAAGTGGCTGAGGGCAAACTGCTTGTACCTGGGATCGACAAGACCAAGCCTGCTCAAGAGCCTGCGCCGCTTTAA
- the purL gene encoding phosphoribosylformylglycinamidine synthase, whose product MLILRGAPALSAFRHSKLLEQLSQKVPAVSGLYAEFAHFAEVTGVLTGDEQQVLARLLKYGPSVPVQEPTGRLFLVLPRFGTISPWSSKASDIARNCGLGKIQRLERGIAFYVAGQFSDAQAQLISDALHDRMTQIVLANLEQAAGLFSHAEPKPLTAIDVLGGGRAALEKANTELGLALAEDEIDYLVNAFVGLKRNPHDIELMMFAQANSEHCRHKIFNASWDIDGQSQEKSLFGMIKNTYQMHSEGVLSAYKDNASVIVGNVAGRFFPDPETRQYGAVQEPVHILMKVETHNHPTAIAPFPGASTGSGGEIRDEGATGRGAKPKAGLTGFTVSNLQIPGFEQPWEVPYGKPERIVTALDIMIEGPLGGAAFNNEFGRPALTGYFRTFEQSITTPRGDEVRGYHKPIMLAGGMGNIRAEHVQKGEIIVGSKLIVLGGPAMLIGLGGGAASSMATGTSSADLDFASVQRENPEMERRCQEVIDRCWQLGDKNPISFIHDVGAGGLSNAFPELVNDGDRGGRFELRNIPNDEPGMAPHEIWSNESQERYVLAVGPADFERFKAICERERCPFAVVGEATAEPQLTVTDSHFGNSPVDMPLEVLLGKAPRMHRSAVRESELGDDFDPSTLAIADCVERVLHHPAVASKSFLITIGDRTITGLVARDQMVGPWQVPVADVAVTATSFDVYTGEAMAMGERTPLALLNAPASGRMAIGETLTNIAASRINKISDIKLSANWMSAAGHPGEDARLYDTVKAVGMELCPELGITIPVGKDSMSMATRWSDEGVDKTVTSPMSLIVTGFAPVADIRQTLTPELRMNKGTTDLILIDLGRGQNRMGASILAQVHGKLGSQAPDVDDAEDLKAFFAVIQGLNADGHLLAYHDRSDGGLLTSVVEMAFAGHCGLSLNLDGLAETSADIAAILFNEELGAVIQVRQDSTPDILAQFSAAGLGDCVSVIGQPMNNGQISITFNGDTVFEGQRRLLQRQWAETSYQIQRLRDNADCAEQEFDVLLEEENPGLSVKLSFDVNQDVAAPYIKKGIRPQVAVLREQGVNGQVEMAAAFDRAGFNAIDVHMSDILAGRVDLNEFKGLVACGGFSYGDVLGAGEGWAKSALFNSRARDAFQGFFERNDSFTLGVCNGCQMMSNLHELIPGSEFWPHFVRNRSEQFEARVAMVQVQESNSIFLQGMAGSRMPIAIAHGEGHAEFASEEALLEADLSGCVAMRFVDNHGKVTEKYPANPNGSPRGITGLTSRDGRVTIMMPHPERVFRAVQNSWRSEDWNEDAPWMRMFRNARVWVN is encoded by the coding sequence ATGTTGATCCTGCGCGGCGCTCCTGCCCTTTCTGCCTTTCGCCACAGCAAACTCCTTGAGCAACTGAGCCAGAAGGTCCCGGCTGTCAGCGGCTTGTATGCTGAATTCGCTCACTTCGCCGAAGTTACCGGCGTCCTGACCGGCGACGAACAGCAGGTGCTCGCGCGCCTTCTGAAGTACGGCCCAAGTGTTCCGGTACAAGAGCCGACCGGTCGTCTGTTCCTGGTGTTGCCGCGTTTCGGCACCATCTCGCCATGGTCCAGTAAAGCGAGCGACATCGCCCGCAACTGTGGCCTGGGCAAGATCCAGCGTCTGGAGCGCGGTATCGCGTTCTACGTCGCCGGCCAGTTCAGCGACGCCCAGGCCCAACTGATCAGTGATGCCCTGCACGACCGCATGACGCAAATCGTTCTGGCCAACCTTGAACAAGCCGCCGGCCTGTTCAGCCACGCCGAACCGAAACCGCTGACCGCGATCGACGTGCTGGGTGGCGGCCGTGCCGCGCTGGAAAAAGCCAACACCGAGCTGGGCCTGGCCCTGGCCGAAGACGAAATCGACTACCTGGTCAATGCCTTCGTCGGCTTGAAGCGCAACCCGCATGACATCGAATTGATGATGTTCGCCCAGGCGAACTCCGAGCACTGCCGTCACAAGATCTTCAACGCCAGTTGGGACATCGACGGTCAAAGCCAGGAAAAAAGCCTGTTCGGCATGATCAAGAACACTTACCAGATGCACAGCGAAGGCGTCCTGTCGGCTTATAAGGACAACGCCTCGGTGATCGTCGGTAACGTCGCCGGCCGTTTCTTCCCGGACCCTGAAACCCGCCAGTACGGCGCGGTGCAGGAACCGGTGCACATCCTGATGAAAGTCGAAACTCACAACCACCCGACTGCGATTGCCCCGTTCCCGGGCGCATCCACCGGCAGTGGCGGCGAGATTCGTGACGAAGGCGCGACCGGCCGTGGTGCCAAGCCAAAGGCTGGCCTGACCGGTTTCACCGTGTCCAACCTGCAAATCCCGGGTTTCGAACAGCCGTGGGAAGTGCCATACGGCAAGCCTGAGCGCATCGTGACCGCGCTGGACATCATGATCGAAGGCCCACTGGGTGGCGCCGCGTTCAACAACGAATTCGGTCGTCCGGCCCTCACCGGTTACTTCCGTACCTTCGAACAATCGATCACCACCCCGCGTGGCGACGAAGTTCGCGGTTACCACAAGCCGATCATGCTGGCTGGCGGCATGGGTAACATCCGTGCCGAACACGTGCAGAAAGGCGAAATCATCGTTGGCTCCAAGCTGATCGTGCTGGGTGGCCCGGCAATGCTGATCGGCCTGGGCGGCGGCGCCGCTTCCTCCATGGCCACTGGCACCAGCTCGGCTGACCTGGACTTCGCTTCCGTACAGCGCGAAAACCCTGAGATGGAGCGCCGTTGCCAGGAAGTGATCGACCGTTGCTGGCAGTTGGGTGACAAGAACCCGATCAGCTTCATCCACGACGTGGGCGCAGGCGGTCTGTCCAACGCCTTCCCGGAACTGGTCAACGACGGCGACCGTGGTGGCCGTTTCGAATTGCGCAACATTCCAAACGACGAGCCGGGCATGGCCCCGCACGAAATCTGGAGTAACGAATCCCAGGAGCGCTACGTTCTGGCAGTCGGCCCGGCTGACTTCGAGCGTTTCAAAGCGATCTGCGAACGCGAGCGTTGCCCGTTCGCCGTCGTCGGCGAAGCCACTGCCGAACCGCAACTGACTGTCACGGATAGCCACTTCGGCAACAGCCCGGTGGACATGCCACTGGAAGTGTTGCTGGGCAAAGCGCCGCGCATGCACCGTTCGGCTGTTCGCGAAAGTGAACTGGGCGACGACTTCGATCCGTCGACGCTGGCGATTGCCGACTGCGTCGAGCGCGTTCTGCATCACCCGGCCGTGGCGAGCAAAAGCTTCCTGATCACCATCGGCGACCGCACCATCACCGGCCTTGTGGCTCGTGACCAGATGGTTGGCCCGTGGCAGGTCCCGGTGGCTGACGTTGCCGTCACCGCCACCAGCTTCGACGTTTACACCGGTGAAGCCATGGCGATGGGCGAGCGTACTCCGCTGGCATTGCTGAACGCTCCGGCGTCGGGCCGCATGGCCATTGGCGAAACCCTGACCAACATCGCGGCTTCGCGCATCAACAAGATTTCCGACATCAAACTGTCGGCCAACTGGATGTCCGCTGCCGGTCACCCGGGCGAAGACGCGCGTCTGTACGACACCGTGAAAGCGGTCGGCATGGAACTGTGCCCTGAGCTGGGCATCACCATTCCGGTGGGCAAGGACTCCATGTCCATGGCCACACGCTGGAGCGATGAAGGCGTCGACAAGACCGTGACCTCGCCAATGTCCCTGATCGTGACCGGTTTCGCGCCTGTGGCTGACATCCGTCAGACCCTGACGCCGGAACTGCGCATGAACAAGGGCACCACTGACCTGATCCTGATCGATCTGGGCCGTGGCCAGAACCGCATGGGCGCCTCGATCCTGGCTCAGGTTCACGGCAAGCTCGGTTCGCAAGCGCCGGACGTGGACGATGCCGAAGACCTCAAGGCCTTCTTCGCTGTGATCCAAGGCCTCAACGCCGACGGTCACCTGCTGGCGTACCACGACCGATCCGACGGTGGTCTGCTGACCAGCGTGGTGGAAATGGCCTTCGCCGGCCACTGCGGCCTGAGCCTGAACCTCGACGGCCTGGCGGAAACCTCCGCCGACATCGCGGCGATCCTGTTCAACGAAGAACTGGGCGCTGTGATCCAGGTTCGTCAGGACTCGACCCCGGACATCCTTGCGCAGTTCAGCGCGGCTGGCTTGGGCGACTGCGTGTCGGTGATCGGTCAGCCGATGAACAACGGCCAGATCAGCATCACCTTCAACGGCGACACCGTGTTCGAAGGTCAGCGTCGTCTGCTGCAACGTCAGTGGGCCGAAACCAGCTACCAGATCCAGCGTCTGCGTGATAACGCCGACTGCGCCGAGCAAGAGTTCGACGTGCTGCTGGAAGAAGAAAACCCGGGCCTGAGCGTCAAGCTCAGCTTCGACGTCAACCAGGACGTCGCCGCGCCTTACATCAAGAAAGGCATCCGCCCACAGGTTGCCGTGCTGCGTGAGCAGGGCGTCAACGGTCAGGTGGAAATGGCGGCCGCGTTCGACCGCGCAGGTTTCAACGCGATCGACGTGCACATGAGCGACATTCTGGCCGGCCGTGTCGACCTGAACGAGTTCAAAGGTCTGGTGGCGTGCGGTGGTTTCTCCTACGGCGACGTACTCGGCGCCGGCGAAGGCTGGGCCAAGTCCGCACTGTTCAACAGCCGCGCTCGCGATGCGTTCCAGGGCTTCTTCGAACGTAACGACAGCTTCACCCTCGGCGTGTGCAACGGTTGCCAGATGATGTCCAACCTGCACGAACTGATCCCGGGCAGCGAGTTCTGGCCGCACTTCGTGCGTAACCGCTCCGAGCAGTTCGAAGCACGCGTGGCCATGGTTCAGGTCCAGGAGTCGAACTCGATCTTCCTGCAAGGCATGGCCGGTTCGCGCATGCCGATCGCCATCGCTCACGGCGAAGGCCATGCCGAGTTCGCCAGCGAAGAAGCACTGCTGGAAGCCGATCTGTCGGGTTGCGTGGCGATGCGTTTCGTCGACAACCACGGCAAGGTCACCGAAAAATACCCGGCCAACCCGAACGGCTCGCCGCGCGGGATCACCGGTTTGACCAGCCGCGACGGTCGCGTAACGATCATGATGCCGCACCCGGAACGTGTGTTCCGCGCCGTGCAGAACTCGTGGCGTTCGGAAGACTGGAACGAAGATGCACCTTGGATGCGTATGTTCCGTAACGCTCGGGTCTGGGTAAACTAA
- a CDS encoding YqfO family protein, translating to MYKLSFFVPASHVEDVKSAVFAAGGGRIGAYDHCAWQVLGLGQFRPLDGSQPFIGEAGQVEQVEEWKVELVVSDELIRAVVLALKESHPYETPAYEVWRLEDF from the coding sequence GTGTACAAGCTCAGCTTTTTTGTTCCAGCCAGTCACGTCGAAGACGTGAAGAGTGCCGTATTCGCCGCCGGTGGCGGACGGATCGGCGCTTACGACCATTGCGCCTGGCAAGTGCTCGGCCTCGGCCAGTTTCGGCCGTTGGATGGTAGTCAGCCGTTCATTGGCGAAGCGGGGCAGGTCGAGCAGGTTGAGGAATGGAAGGTTGAGCTGGTGGTCAGCGATGAGTTGATTCGGGCGGTGGTGTTGGCGCTGAAAGAGAGCCATCCCTACGAGACGCCGGCTTATGAGGTGTGGCGGTTAGAGGATTTCTGA
- a CDS encoding murein L,D-transpeptidase family protein, whose translation MRWLLALFCLSFVTVSQASAAGTLNGKAIDKILVIKSTHQLQLINDGQPLKTYRISLGKRPKGPKLMEGDKRTPEGFYWVDWRKTSDNFNLAMHISYPNISDSARARREGVAPGGMIMIHGTPDTEDTPEDLFHTLDWTDGCIAMRNMDMREVWNLVPDGTMIEIRP comes from the coding sequence ATGCGCTGGTTGCTTGCCCTGTTTTGCTTGTCGTTCGTCACGGTATCCCAGGCTTCTGCCGCGGGAACCCTGAACGGCAAAGCCATCGATAAAATTCTGGTCATCAAGTCCACCCACCAATTGCAATTGATCAATGACGGCCAGCCGCTCAAGACCTATCGCATTTCCCTGGGTAAACGCCCCAAGGGGCCGAAGCTGATGGAGGGCGACAAACGCACCCCGGAAGGCTTCTACTGGGTGGATTGGCGCAAGACCAGCGACAACTTCAACCTGGCGATGCACATCTCCTACCCGAACATCAGCGACTCTGCGCGCGCTCGACGCGAAGGCGTCGCACCGGGTGGCATGATCATGATCCACGGAACTCCAGACACTGAAGACACCCCTGAAGACCTGTTCCACACCCTGGACTGGACCGACGGCTGCATTGCCATGCGCAACATGGACATGCGTGAAGTCTGGAACCTGGTGCCGGACGGCACGATGATCGAAATCCGCCCGTAA
- a CDS encoding NUDIX hydrolase gives MKFCSQCGNPVTQRIPEGDSRLRFVCDSCQVIHYQNPNIVAGCVATWGSKVLLCRRAIEPRLGYWTLPAGFMENGETIEQAAIRETAEEACARVRNLKIYTLIDVPHISQVHVFFRAELADLDFSAGPESLEVQLFDEADIPWSELAFRTVGRTLECFFADRRTEVYPVRSESIPPLAQPANT, from the coding sequence ATGAAATTTTGCAGTCAGTGCGGCAACCCGGTGACCCAGCGCATTCCCGAAGGCGATTCGCGCCTGCGATTTGTCTGCGACAGCTGTCAGGTGATTCACTACCAGAACCCCAATATCGTCGCTGGCTGTGTCGCGACCTGGGGCTCGAAAGTGTTGCTGTGTCGACGTGCCATCGAGCCACGACTCGGTTACTGGACCCTTCCAGCCGGCTTCATGGAAAACGGTGAAACCATCGAGCAGGCGGCTATTCGCGAAACAGCCGAAGAAGCCTGTGCACGGGTGCGCAACCTGAAGATCTATACGCTGATCGACGTACCCCACATCAGCCAGGTGCATGTATTCTTTCGCGCAGAGCTGGCGGACCTGGACTTTTCTGCCGGTCCGGAGAGCCTGGAGGTGCAGCTTTTCGATGAAGCCGACATCCCTTGGTCCGAGCTGGCTTTCCGCACAGTGGGCCGTACCCTAGAATGCTTCTTCGCTGACCGACGGACCGAGGTCTACCCCGTGCGTTCCGAGTCGATCCCGCCGCTCGCTCAGCCTGCCAATACTTAA
- a CDS encoding CoA pyrophosphatase, whose product MLDELLHRVSNHTPRTLETDKRFPEAAVLVPITRSDEPELVLTLRASGLSTHGGEVAFPGGRRDPEDPDLIFTALREAEEEIGLPPGLVEVIGPLSPLISLHGIKVTPYVGVIPDFVEYRANDAEIAAVFSVPLEFFRKDPREHTHRIDYQGRSWYVPSYRYGEYKIWGLTAIMIVELINLLYDAKISLHQPPKSFINT is encoded by the coding sequence ATGCTGGACGAGCTACTGCATCGAGTTAGTAACCACACCCCTCGCACACTGGAAACCGACAAGCGTTTCCCGGAAGCTGCGGTACTGGTGCCCATCACTCGCAGTGATGAGCCGGAACTGGTTCTGACCCTGCGCGCCAGCGGGCTCTCGACCCATGGTGGCGAAGTGGCCTTTCCCGGTGGTCGTCGCGATCCCGAGGACCCCGACCTGATTTTCACCGCGCTACGTGAGGCCGAAGAAGAAATTGGCTTGCCGCCGGGTCTGGTTGAAGTGATCGGCCCGCTTAGCCCGCTGATCTCCCTGCACGGTATCAAGGTCACACCCTATGTCGGGGTGATTCCGGATTTTGTCGAGTACCGGGCCAACGATGCCGAGATCGCCGCCGTCTTTAGCGTGCCGCTCGAGTTTTTCCGCAAGGACCCGCGCGAACACACCCATCGCATCGATTACCAGGGCCGTAGCTGGTACGTTCCGAGCTATCGGTATGGCGAATACAAAATCTGGGGCCTCACCGCGATTATGATCGTCGAGTTGATCAATCTGCTCTATGACGCGAAAATCAGCCTGCATCAACCGCCCAAGAGTTTTATCAACACCTGA